In a genomic window of Comamonadaceae bacterium OTU4NAUVB1:
- a CDS encoding outer membrane lipoprotein carrier protein LolA — MISGSKTRLDPMRRARRGTRCAVVAGLLWLAAAAPAWAFDLPELMALLARQTHAEARFVEQRQVRGFDGPLNASGTLSFTAPDRLVRRTTSPRAETMAVDGNNLTLTRGGRTRSMTLDSVPELLGLVEAMRATLAGNATVLERYFKPRLDGSAAQWTLDLAPVDARLAQQVDGFRLSGRGGEVLGVEMEFRGGDRSVMTISPNR, encoded by the coding sequence ATGATTTCTGGCTCGAAGACGCGGCTTGACCCGATGCGGCGCGCGCGCCGCGGCACCCGGTGCGCCGTGGTCGCCGGCCTCCTGTGGCTGGCGGCGGCGGCCCCGGCGTGGGCCTTCGACCTGCCCGAGCTGATGGCGCTGCTGGCCCGGCAGACGCACGCGGAGGCGCGCTTCGTCGAGCAGCGGCAAGTGCGCGGCTTCGACGGCCCGCTCAACGCCAGCGGCACCCTGAGCTTCACCGCGCCCGACCGGCTGGTGCGCCGCACGACCTCGCCGCGCGCCGAGACCATGGCCGTCGACGGCAACAACCTGACCCTCACGCGCGGCGGCCGCACGCGCAGCATGACCCTCGACAGCGTGCCCGAGCTGCTGGGCCTGGTCGAGGCGATGCGGGCCACGCTGGCGGGCAACGCCACCGTGCTGGAGCGCTACTTCAAGCCCCGGCTGGACGGCAGCGCCGCGCAGTGGACGCTCGACCTCGCGCCGGTCGACGCCCGCCTGGCGCAGCAGGTCGACGGCTTCCGCCTGAGCGGACGCGGTGGCGAGGTCCTGGGCGTGGAGATGGAGTTCCGCGGCGGCGACCGCTCGGTCATGACCATCTCGCCCAACCGATGA
- a CDS encoding acyl-CoA synthetase, translating into MDQVAGDWTRRPERSNMLALRFMCWIALTFGRRVTRWLLPPVCAYFMVFAPSSRRHVRRYLGRAIGPGAGWTDAYRLFHTFASTLLDRVYLLRGRLDLFDVRVAGHPPVEAEAVAGNGAFLIGAHFGSFEALGACRQQSADQEALRVAMLMFTSNARRIAAVLDAISVPAMRPHVIALGQPQSMLALRDWLDGGGLGGMLADRTLPADDAASVPAPREHRGGTVMLPFLGRTAAFNDGPFRLAALLRRKVFFMAGVHRGGARYDVTFEPLADFSERVKDPAERERRIRAAIEAYVARLESLCRAHPYNWFNFHDFWLEDAA; encoded by the coding sequence ATGGACCAGGTGGCGGGCGACTGGACCCGCAGGCCCGAGCGCAGCAACATGCTCGCGCTGCGTTTCATGTGCTGGATCGCGCTGACCTTCGGGCGCCGCGTCACGCGCTGGCTGCTGCCGCCGGTGTGCGCGTATTTCATGGTCTTCGCGCCGTCGTCGCGCCGGCACGTGCGCCGCTACCTGGGCCGCGCCATCGGGCCCGGGGCGGGCTGGACCGACGCCTACCGGCTGTTCCACACCTTCGCCTCGACGCTGCTCGACCGGGTCTACCTGCTGCGCGGACGGCTCGACCTGTTCGACGTGCGCGTGGCCGGTCATCCGCCGGTGGAGGCCGAGGCCGTCGCCGGAAACGGCGCCTTCCTGATCGGCGCGCATTTCGGCAGTTTCGAGGCGCTGGGCGCCTGCAGGCAGCAGAGCGCCGATCAGGAGGCGTTGCGCGTGGCGATGCTGATGTTCACCAGCAACGCCCGGCGCATCGCCGCCGTGCTGGACGCGATCAGCGTGCCGGCGATGCGTCCGCACGTCATCGCGCTGGGTCAGCCGCAGTCCATGCTGGCGCTGCGCGACTGGCTCGACGGGGGCGGCCTGGGCGGCATGCTGGCCGACCGCACGCTGCCGGCCGACGACGCGGCGTCGGTGCCCGCGCCGCGCGAGCACCGCGGCGGCACGGTGATGCTGCCGTTCCTCGGTCGCACGGCGGCTTTCAACGACGGTCCGTTCCGGCTCGCGGCGCTGCTGCGGCGCAAGGTGTTCTTCATGGCCGGCGTCCACCGGGGCGGCGCCCGCTACGATGTGACGTTCGAGCCGCTGGCCGACTTCAGCGAACGCGTGAAGGACCCGGCCGAGCGGGAACGACGCATCCGCGCGGCCATCGAAGCCTATGTCGCGCGCCTCGAATCCCTGTGCCGCGCCCATCCCTACAACTGGTTCAACTTCCATGATTTCTGGCTCGAAGACGCGGCTTGA
- a CDS encoding AMP-binding protein, with amino-acid sequence MSNESLLPSSSSSPSLPSMLPLLAVRDLDAPLAWCAGEPVTGHTYLKDVDWLAAGLAARMPAGGPVVNLCNDRYAFAVALGAALVRGQPSLLPPDARADTLARLRQSHGDLVVLTDEPSLQTPGLSRVLVPFGAAGAGGAKVSTAGEGAAPGAPVPLVPGDLHAVSLLTSGSTGVPQPHAKRWATLCGDVAAAVGRLAACIGRPSLAELTLVATVPVQHSYGLESSALLALLGGAAFDSGRPFFPADIAAALASVPRPRALVTTPFHLKTLLLAGIALPPVDLILSATAPLSPQLAAQAEDALGGVLVEIYGSTESGQVAARRPTVSEVWKNFGEIRVRAEPVAAVPDGPAGDGATERFVFEGDFIPEPTPMADVLELLDDRRFRLLGRSNDLIHVAGKRSSLGHLNYHLNSIPGMEDGAFWLPDEQADGVVRPVAFVVAPTLDAAAVVAALRQRVESVFVPRRVVHVASLPREGTGKLTTRALREFALAQLAGDDTPVRVTHTVPVDHPAFAGHFPGQPLLPGALLVAEVSEVLRRVPAMVARLGPTPALAAVKFLAPVRPGAELLVELLPEAGAGRGVRFEVRQGEVVAASGRWVAPAPAPAEAR; translated from the coding sequence ATGTCGAACGAATCCCTTCTTCCTTCCTCTTCCTCCTCCCCGTCCCTCCCGTCGATGCTGCCGCTGCTGGCCGTGCGCGACCTCGATGCGCCCCTGGCCTGGTGCGCCGGCGAGCCCGTGACCGGCCACACCTACCTGAAGGACGTCGACTGGCTCGCCGCCGGTCTCGCCGCGCGCATGCCCGCGGGCGGCCCGGTCGTCAACCTGTGCAACGACCGCTATGCCTTCGCCGTCGCGCTGGGGGCCGCCCTGGTGCGCGGCCAGCCCAGCCTGCTGCCCCCCGACGCCCGCGCCGACACGCTCGCGCGCCTTCGCCAGTCCCATGGCGACCTGGTCGTGCTGACCGACGAGCCGTCGCTGCAGACGCCCGGCCTGTCGCGCGTGCTGGTGCCGTTCGGCGCGGCCGGGGCCGGCGGCGCGAAGGTGTCGACCGCGGGCGAGGGCGCCGCGCCCGGCGCGCCGGTGCCCCTCGTCCCGGGCGACCTGCACGCCGTCAGCCTGCTGACGTCGGGCTCCACCGGCGTGCCGCAGCCCCATGCCAAGCGCTGGGCCACGCTGTGCGGCGACGTCGCCGCCGCCGTGGGCCGTCTCGCGGCGTGCATCGGGCGACCTTCGCTCGCCGAACTCACGCTGGTGGCGACCGTGCCGGTGCAGCACAGCTACGGCCTCGAATCCTCGGCGCTGCTGGCGCTCCTGGGCGGCGCCGCCTTCGACAGCGGCCGGCCGTTCTTTCCGGCCGACATCGCCGCGGCGCTGGCCTCGGTGCCCCGGCCGCGCGCCCTGGTCACCACGCCGTTCCATCTGAAGACCTTGCTGCTGGCGGGCATCGCGCTGCCGCCGGTGGACCTGATCCTGTCGGCCACCGCGCCGCTGTCGCCGCAGCTCGCCGCGCAGGCCGAGGACGCCCTGGGCGGCGTGCTGGTGGAGATCTACGGCAGCACCGAGTCCGGCCAGGTCGCCGCGCGGCGACCCACGGTCAGCGAGGTCTGGAAGAACTTCGGCGAGATCCGCGTGCGCGCCGAGCCCGTGGCGGCCGTGCCGGACGGTCCGGCGGGGGACGGGGCCACCGAGCGCTTCGTCTTCGAAGGCGACTTCATTCCCGAGCCCACGCCGATGGCCGACGTGCTGGAGCTGCTGGACGACCGGCGCTTCCGCCTCCTCGGGCGTTCCAACGACCTGATCCACGTGGCCGGCAAACGCAGCTCGCTCGGCCACCTGAACTACCACCTCAACAGCATCCCGGGCATGGAAGACGGCGCCTTCTGGCTGCCCGACGAGCAGGCCGACGGCGTGGTGCGCCCCGTGGCCTTCGTGGTGGCGCCGACGCTGGACGCGGCGGCGGTGGTCGCGGCGCTGCGCCAGCGCGTCGAGTCGGTGTTCGTGCCGCGGCGCGTGGTCCACGTGGCGTCGCTGCCGCGCGAGGGCACGGGCAAGCTGACGACGCGCGCGCTGCGCGAGTTCGCGCTCGCGCAGCTCGCCGGCGACGACACGCCCGTGCGCGTCACGCACACGGTGCCGGTCGACCATCCGGCCTTCGCGGGGCATTTCCCGGGCCAGCCGCTGCTGCCCGGCGCGCTGCTGGTGGCCGAGGTGAGCGAGGTCCTGCGGCGCGTGCCGGCCATGGTCGCGCGGCTGGGGCCGACACCGGCGCTCGCCGCCGTCAAGTTCCTCGCGCCGGTGCGCCCCGGCGCCGAACTGCTCGTCGAGCTGCTGCCCGAAGCCGGCGCGGGGCGCGGCGTGCGCTTCGAGGTCCGCCAGGGCGAGGTGGTGGCCGCCAGCGGACGCTGGGTCGCGCCGGCACCGGCGCCGGCAGAGGCACGCTGA
- a CDS encoding phosphopantetheine-binding protein, whose amino-acid sequence MPPSVPAVGGAAAGQTPLEHELAVLLVDSLNLEVAAADVDPDAPLYGEGLGLDSIDILEVALEVSRRYGFQLRSDDERNQQIFQSLRTLATHVEQHRGATA is encoded by the coding sequence ATCCCCCCTTCCGTTCCCGCCGTCGGCGGTGCCGCCGCCGGGCAGACGCCCCTGGAGCACGAGCTCGCCGTGCTGCTTGTCGACTCGCTCAACCTCGAGGTCGCCGCCGCCGACGTCGATCCCGACGCGCCGCTCTACGGCGAGGGGCTGGGTCTGGATTCGATCGACATCCTGGAAGTGGCGCTCGAGGTGTCGCGCCGCTACGGCTTCCAGCTGCGCTCGGACGACGAGCGCAACCAGCAGATCTTCCAGTCGCTGCGCACGCTCGCCACCCACGTCGAGCAGCACCGCGGCGCGACCGCCTGA
- a CDS encoding DUF853 domain-containing protein: MPEPLALARHGTTECFLLPALANRHGLITGATGTGKTVTLQTLAERLSGIGVPVFMADVKGDLAGIGQPGAIAGKLAATLAARGIAPPAPLACPVTLWDVFGEQGHPVRATVSDMGPLLLARMLDLNDTQAGVLNLVFRIADDHGLLLLDLKDLRAMLRHVGDNASEFTTAYGNVSAASIGAIQRGLLQIESQGGDRFFGEPMLDVRDLLQTVDGRGVVNVLAADRLMNAPRLYATFLLWLLSELFEHLPEIGDPDKPVLAFFFDEAHLLFKDAPKALVERIELVVRLVRSKGVGVYFVTQNPLDIPDTVLAQLGNRVQHALRAFTPRDQKAVKAAASTMRPNPGLDLEAVITELAVGEALVSLLDDQGRPSVTERVYVLPPGSRIGPVTPAERQVLRDGSLVAGVYEQAVDRESAHEKLQARAASAPAAPAPAGRGGAVAGGAAPATPEAAAGGGLAGGLGDLLFGHTGPRGGRHDGLAQTMARSAVRTIGSSVGREILRGVLGGIFGGKQRR; encoded by the coding sequence ATGCCCGAACCGCTTGCGCTCGCCCGACACGGCACGACCGAATGCTTCCTGCTGCCCGCGCTGGCCAACCGGCACGGGTTGATCACCGGGGCCACCGGGACCGGCAAGACGGTCACGCTGCAGACCCTCGCCGAGCGGCTGTCGGGCATCGGGGTGCCGGTGTTCATGGCCGACGTCAAGGGCGATCTCGCCGGCATCGGTCAGCCCGGCGCCATCGCCGGCAAGCTCGCCGCGACCCTGGCCGCGCGCGGCATCGCGCCGCCGGCGCCGCTCGCCTGCCCCGTCACGCTGTGGGACGTCTTCGGCGAGCAGGGCCACCCGGTGCGCGCCACGGTCTCCGACATGGGCCCCCTGCTGCTCGCGCGCATGCTCGACCTCAACGACACCCAGGCCGGCGTGCTCAACCTGGTCTTCCGCATCGCCGACGACCACGGGCTGCTGCTGCTCGATCTGAAGGACCTGCGCGCCATGCTGCGCCACGTGGGCGACAACGCGAGCGAGTTCACCACCGCCTACGGCAACGTCAGCGCCGCGAGCATCGGCGCGATCCAGCGCGGCCTGCTGCAGATCGAGAGCCAGGGCGGCGACCGCTTCTTCGGCGAGCCGATGCTCGACGTCCGCGACCTGCTGCAGACCGTCGACGGCCGGGGCGTGGTCAACGTGCTGGCCGCCGACCGGCTCATGAACGCGCCGCGCCTCTACGCCACCTTCCTCCTGTGGCTGCTGTCGGAGCTGTTCGAGCACCTGCCCGAGATCGGCGACCCCGACAAGCCCGTGCTGGCCTTCTTCTTCGACGAGGCGCACCTGCTGTTCAAGGACGCGCCCAAGGCGCTGGTCGAGCGCATCGAACTCGTCGTGCGGCTGGTCCGCTCCAAGGGCGTGGGCGTCTACTTCGTGACGCAGAACCCCCTGGACATCCCCGACACCGTGCTCGCGCAGCTCGGCAACCGCGTCCAGCACGCCCTGCGCGCCTTCACCCCGCGCGACCAGAAGGCCGTGAAGGCGGCGGCCTCGACGATGCGCCCGAATCCCGGGCTCGACCTGGAGGCCGTGATCACCGAGCTCGCCGTGGGCGAGGCGCTGGTCAGCCTGCTCGACGACCAGGGCCGCCCGAGCGTGACCGAGCGCGTGTACGTGCTGCCCCCGGGCAGCCGGATCGGGCCGGTCACGCCGGCCGAGCGCCAGGTGCTGCGGGACGGCTCGCTGGTCGCGGGCGTCTACGAGCAGGCCGTCGATCGCGAATCGGCGCACGAGAAACTGCAGGCGCGCGCGGCGAGCGCGCCGGCCGCGCCCGCGCCGGCCGGCCGCGGTGGTGCCGTGGCCGGAGGCGCGGCGCCGGCCACGCCGGAAGCCGCCGCCGGCGGCGGGCTCGCGGGCGGTCTCGGCGACCTGCTGTTCGGCCACACCGGCCCGCGCGGGGGTCGCCACGACGGCCTGGCGCAGACCATGGCGCGATCGGCCGTGCGGACCATCGGCAGCAGCGTCGGCCGCGAGATCCTGCGCGGCGTGCTCGGCGGCATCTTCGGCGGCAAGCAGCGACGTTGA
- a CDS encoding YSC84-related protein — protein MQVTSRFRTFATIAAVAACSAAFVGCTTTRPGDMGSNASSRSSLDAQADAALSKLYATVPGSRELVAKSQGVLVFPAVVGASLGVGAEYGRGVLRTAGRTQAYYSTTAGSIGFQAGAQSKAVIYLFTTQESLAKFRNSKGWTAGADATVALATIGANGSVDTNTVRQPVVGFVLTNVGLEAGVSVQGAKITEISL, from the coding sequence ATGCAAGTCACCTCGCGTTTCCGCACGTTCGCCACCATCGCCGCCGTCGCGGCCTGCAGCGCCGCCTTCGTCGGCTGCACCACCACCCGTCCCGGCGACATGGGTTCGAACGCGTCGAGCCGTTCCTCGCTCGACGCCCAGGCCGATGCGGCCCTGTCCAAGCTGTACGCGACGGTGCCGGGTTCGCGTGAACTCGTCGCCAAGTCGCAGGGCGTGCTGGTGTTCCCGGCGGTCGTCGGCGCCAGCCTGGGCGTGGGTGCCGAGTACGGCCGCGGCGTGCTGCGCACGGCCGGTCGCACCCAGGCCTACTACAGCACCACGGCCGGCTCGATCGGCTTCCAGGCCGGCGCCCAGTCCAAGGCCGTGATCTACCTGTTCACCACGCAGGAGTCGCTCGCCAAGTTCCGCAACAGCAAGGGCTGGACCGCCGGTGCCGACGCCACCGTGGCCCTGGCCACGATCGGCGCCAACGGCTCGGTCGACACCAACACGGTCCGCCAGCCGGTCGTGGGCTTCGTGCTGACCAACGTCGGCCTGGAAGCCGGCGTGTCGGTCCAGGGCGCGAAGATCACCGAAATCTCGCTGTAA
- a CDS encoding CerR family C-terminal domain-containing protein gives MPNVAPASDRPPNPPPSPAPRAMRSDGIEARGRLLHAALALFAENGFARTSTREIAQAANTNIAAISYYFGDKAGLYAATFNEPMGGSVDELVALIDAPDGATSPTLRRFFEAYVAPLKHGETARQCMRLHMREMIEPTGRWAREVERDIRGPHEAMVRLLCRHLGLARADDDVHRLALAVVGLAVQLFVMQDAIGAIRPALLASPEAVDAWSLRLHGHAMALIEAEAERRRAPREDRS, from the coding sequence ATGCCGAACGTCGCCCCCGCCTCCGACCGCCCCCCGAACCCGCCCCCTTCCCCCGCGCCGCGCGCCATGCGCAGCGACGGCATCGAGGCGCGCGGCCGCCTGCTCCACGCGGCCCTGGCCCTGTTCGCGGAGAACGGCTTCGCGCGCACCTCCACGCGCGAGATCGCCCAGGCCGCCAACACCAACATCGCCGCCATCAGCTACTACTTCGGCGACAAGGCCGGGCTCTACGCGGCGACGTTCAACGAGCCCATGGGCGGCAGCGTGGACGAACTGGTGGCGCTGATCGACGCGCCCGACGGCGCCACCTCGCCGACCCTGCGCCGGTTCTTCGAGGCCTACGTGGCGCCCCTCAAGCACGGCGAGACCGCGCGGCAGTGCATGCGCCTGCACATGCGCGAGATGATCGAGCCGACCGGCCGCTGGGCCCGGGAGGTCGAACGCGACATCCGGGGGCCGCACGAGGCGATGGTGCGCCTGCTGTGCCGCCACCTCGGGCTCGCCCGCGCCGACGACGACGTGCACCGGCTGGCGCTGGCCGTGGTCGGCCTGGCGGTGCAGCTGTTCGTGATGCAGGACGCCATCGGCGCGATCCGGCCGGCGCTGCTCGCATCGCCCGAGGCCGTCGACGCGTGGTCGCTGCGCCTGCACGGCCACGCGATGGCGCTGATCGAGGCCGAGGCCGAGCGGCGCCGCGCGCCGCGGGAGGACCGGTCATGA